One window of the Pieris brassicae chromosome Z, ilPieBrab1.1, whole genome shotgun sequence genome contains the following:
- the LOC123718630 gene encoding putative serine protease F56F10.1, whose translation MLFRVTFSLILLLPLFLSVTGSKQFRLGRSKGGNLGAPAEYEGENLPPAQWFQQKLDHSSPTDLRVWDQRYFVNDSFYNNNTGPIFLMVGGEGPANPMWMVKGAWINYAKKFKALCIMLEHRYYGESHPTKDLSTKNLQYLSSFQALADIANFVDAMNVKYENKRQLKWVAFGGSYPGSLVAWLRVKYPHLIFMSVSSSGPLVAKLDFQEYFEVVENALVEKTYSKDCTNKIKAAHKQIVTLMQSNPSVLDNEFRTCKPLENASRNDIRNFFNGIADDVAGLVQYNEDNRITNDNTYNNLTINTVCDMLTDYKNNTPAYKALASFHSMILDKNNETCMDYSYDNMIQELRNVTWDSTEGGRQWMYQTCTEFGFYQTSSGEESMFGNDFTLDFFIQQCIDVFGKNFNESFIQAGIYWTNMDYGALAIRATHVIFVHGSVDPWHALGMCTTAINESPVIYITGTAHCADMYPARASDLPELTRARDTIESRLAQWLQLP comes from the exons ATGTTGTTCCGTGTCactttttctttaattctttTGTTGCCATTGTTTTTGAGTGTTACTGGCAGTAAACAGTTCCGATTAGGGCGGTCGAAGGGAGGAAATTTAGGTGCGCCGGCTGAATACGAAGGGGAAAATCTTCCTCCTGCACAATGGTTTCAACAAAAGCTGGACCACTCATCCCCAACAGATCTTAGAGTCTGGGACCAG AGATACTTTGTAAATGATTCATTCTATAACAACAATACTGGTCCTATATTTCTTATGGTTGGAGGAGAAGGCCCAGCCAATCCCATGTGGATGGTTAAAGGAGCTTGGATAAATTAtgctaaaaaatttaaagctcTCTGCATTATGTTAGAACATCGTTACTATGGAGAGAGCCATCctacaaa ggACTTGAGCACAAAGAACCTCCAATACCTATCATCATTCCAAGCTTTGGCTGATATAGCCAACTTTGTGGATGCtatgaatgttaaatatgaaaataaacgGCAACTCAAGTGGGTGGCATTTGGTGGTTCCTATCCTGGATCACTTGTTGCTTGGTTAAGAGTTAAATATCCCCATCTTATATTTATGTCTGTGTCATCAAGTGGGCCACTAGTAGCCAAATTAGACTTTCAAG aatacttTGAGGTTGTAGAAAATGCATTAGTTGAGAAGACATACAGCAAGGATTGTACAAACAAGATTAAGGCTGCGcataaacaaattgttacTTTGATGCAATCAAACCCAAGTGTTCTTGATAACGAGTTCAG GACCTGTAAACCCCTCGAGAACGCCTCTAGGAATGATATTAGAAACTTTTTTAACGGTATCGCTGATGATGTCGCTGGTCTGGTCCAATACAATGAAGATAATAGAATAACCAACGACAACACTTACAACAACCTCACTATTAATACG GTTTGTGATATGCTAACGGATTATAAGAATAACACGCCCGCATACAAAGCCCTGGCTAGCTTCCACTCTATGATATTGGATAAGAACAACGAGACATGTATGGACTACAGCTACGATAATATGATACAAGAGTTGAGGAATGTGACCTGGGATTCGACCGAGGGTG gtcGACAATGGATGTATCAGACATGTACCGAATTTGGTTTCTACCAGACATCTTCGGGTGAAGAATCAATGTTTGGAAACGATTTTACTTTGGATTTCTTCATACAACAATGTATTGATGTCTTTGGAAAAAA TTTCAACGAGTCCTTCATACAAGCGGGAATATATTGGACCAACATGGACTACGGCGCACTCGCTATCAGGGCAACGCATGTTATCTTTGTTCATGGATCCGTGGACCCCTGGCATGCTCTGGGCATGTGCACTACTGCTATTAACGAATCGCCAGTCATTTATATTACAG GTACCGCCCATTGCGCTGACATGTACCCCGCCCGCGCTTCTGACTTGCCCGAATTGACACGTGCTCGTGACACCATTGAGAGCCGCCTAGCCCAGTGGTTACAGCTTCCATGA
- the LOC123718377 gene encoding probable citrate synthase 2, mitochondrial codes for MALFKITTSKLVEIQKICPTASILLRNLSAENTNLKSVLQEKIPKEQEKIRELRKKHGATKMGDVTVDMMYGGMRGIKGLICETSVLDADEGIRFRGLSIPECQKQLPKAKGGDEPLPEGLFWLLVTGEVPTEAQVAAISKEWAQRAELPAHVVTMLNNMPTKLHPMSQFSAAVTALNSESKFAQAYSEGVHKSKYWEYVYEDAMNLIAKLPVIAATIYRNVYRDGKGIGAIDENKDWSANYCTMLGFDDPQFTELMRLYLTIHSDHEGGNVSAHTTHLVGSALSDPYLSFAAGLNGLAGPLHGLANQEVLIWLEKLRKQVGDNFTEESLKEFIWKTLKSGQVVPGYGHAVLRKTDPRYTCQREFALKHLPNDPLFKLVAAVYKVVPPILTELGKVKNPWPNVDSHSGVLLQYYGLKEMNYYTVMFGVSRALGVLAQLVWSRALGFPIERPKSFSTDALIKQLGK; via the exons ATGGCTCTTTTCAAGATTACAACTTCTAAATTAGTTGAAATACAG AAAATATGTCCAACGGCATCTATTCTGCTCCGCAACTTGAGTGCGGAGAACACAAACCTTAAGAGCGTGCTACAGGAGAAGATACCGAAAGAACAGGAGAAGATCCGCGAGCTCCGTAAAAAACATGGCGCCACCAAAATGGGAGACGTCACCGTTGATATG ATGTACGGTGGAATGCGCGGAATCAAGGGTTTGATCTGTGAAACATCAGTGCTTGACGCTGATGAAGGTATCAGATTCCGTGGTCTCTCCATCCCCGAGTGTCAAAAGCAACTGCCCAAAGCCAAGGGTGGTGACGAGCCTTTGCCCGAAGGTCTTTTCTGGCTTCTTGTCACAGGGGAAGTTCCCACCGAAGCCCAAGTCGCAGCGATTTCCAAAGAATGGGCTcaaag gGCGGAATTACCAGCACACGTCGTGACAATGCTCAACAATATGCCAACCAAATTACACCCAATGTCGCAATTTTCGGCTGCCGTAACTGCCCTTAACAGCGAGTCTAAGTTCGCTCAAGCCTACTCTGAGGGTGTCCACAAGTCCAAGTACTGGGAG tatGTTTACGAAGACGCAATGAACTTGATTGCCAAGTTGCCAGTGATTGCCGCAACCATCTACCGCAATGTTTATCGCGATGGTAAGGGAATTGGTGCCATTGACGAGAACAAGGATTGGTCAGCTAACTACTGCACCATGCTTGGCTTCGACGATCCACAGTTCACTGAACTAATGCGTCTCTACCTGACCATTCacag TGACCACGAAGGTGGGAATGTATCAGCGCACACAACTCACTTGGTTGGATCAGCTCTGAGCGACCCTTACCTGTCATTCGCTGCTGGACTTAACGGTCTGGCTGGACCACTCCACGGTCTTGCTAACCAGGAG GTATTAATCTGGTTGGAGAAGCTCCGTAAGCAAGTTGGTGACAACTTCACAGAAGAGAGCCTGAAAGAGTTCATCTGGAAGACCCTGAAGTCTGGTCAAGTTGTTCCTGGATATGGACACGCTGTACTCCGAAAGACTGACCCTAG ATACACATGCCAACGTGAATTCGCTCTCAAGCACTTGCCCAACGACCCCTTATTCAAACTGGTGGCTGCTGTTTACAAAGTTGTCCCACCGATCCTAACTGAGCTTGGCAAGGTCAAGAACCCATGGCCCAATGTTGACTCGCACTCCGGTGTATTGCTACAG TATTACGGTTTGAAGGAGATGAACTACTACACTGTTATGTTCGGTGTCTCCCGTGCATTGGGTGTGCTTGCACAACTTGTCTGGTCTCGCGCCCTCGGCTTCCCTATCGAAAGACCAAAATCCTTCAGCACTGACGCCCTCATCAAACAACTCGGAAAATAA
- the LOC123718379 gene encoding peptidoglycan-recognition protein LA-like isoform X1, with translation MEMKVEQVNEGIKVIGDLGDIQIAEISDNEDCEKPVPSKDLSIIPNSILQGSTVPVFGNISVNDSDNVQFGNNTYFNGPVTIKQVIKNNGVENASYTATDDEQDSGVSPQSKSGDKKSQRPQKFTRWKKNHIIGLSFGILIVVLIVTLIVNYVLYQNSQTTQSTTKPEAYNSTCNRILGVCDENVQMVVLSIILQLTIMLVFLSLLTRGGPVLDKNQHENCVHCTDLCTKEGGPDIISPEYLRFVSRIDWLAQPEEGTLDLLRLPAPWVIITHTATATCNSQSECVLRVRSIQTFHIESRRWFDIGYNFLVGGDGSIYYGRGWDYIGSHTLYYNKYSIGIAFIGTFNTIIPPKRQIEACQRLIKLGVKLGKIAKDYKLLAHRQLMSTLSPGDAVFNIIKTWPHFVSNFTSVDEILPKY, from the exons ATGGAAATGAAGGTGGAACAAGTGAATGAGGGTATAAAGGTTATCGGCGATTTGGGTGATATTCAAATTGCGGAAATAAGTGACAATGAAGATTGTGAAAAACCAGTCCCTTCGAAGGATTTATCGATTATCCCTAATTCCATTCTTCAAGGCTCTACAGTACCAGTTTTTGGAAACATATCTGTGAATGACTCAGATAACGTACAATTTGgtaacaacacttattttaatggTCCTGTAACAATTAAGCAAGTTATAAAGAACAATGGTGTTGAAAATGCTTCTTATACTGCAACTGATGACGAACAAGACAGTGGAGTATCTCCACAGTCTAAATCTGGAGATAAAAAaa GTCAAAGGCCACAGAAGTTTACTAGGTGGAAAAAAAACCATATCATAGGACTAAGTTTTGGAATATTAATTGTAGTGCTCATTGTAACCCTCATTGTAAATTATGTACTATATCAAAATTCACAAACAACACAGAGTACCACTAAACCAGAGGCATATAACTCAA CTTGCAATAGAATATTGGGTGTCTGCGATGAGAATGTTCAAATGGTTGTGTTATccataatattacaattaacaatCATGTTGGTTTTCCTATCATTACTAACACGAGGTGGTCCAGTACTTGATAAGAATCAGCACGAAAATTGTGTGCACTGTACAGACTTGTGCACTAAAGAAG GTGGACCGGATATTATATCGCCTGAATACCTTCGATTCGTATCTAGAATTGACTGGCTAGCGCAGCCAGAAGAAGGGACTTTGGATCTCCTGAGACTACCAGCACCATGGGTGATAATCACGCACACTGCCACTGCGACTTGTAACAGCcag AGTGAATGTGTACTGCGTGTGCGTTCGATACAAACCTTTCACATTGAATCCCGAAGGTGGTTTGATATCGGATACAATTTCTTAGTCGGCGGCGACGGCTCCATCTACTACGGTAGGGGATGGGACTACATAGGCTCCCATACACTGTACTACAACAAGTACTCTATAGGAATTGCATTCATTGGTACATTTAACACCATTATACCTCCAAAGCGTCAAATAGAAGCGTGCCAAAGATTAATTAAACTAGGTGTTAAATTAGGAAAAATTGCGAAGGACTATAAATTATTGGCCCATAGACAACTTATGTCTACACTAAGCCCCGGTGACGCAGtgtttaatataatcaaaacatGGCCGCATTTTGTTTCTAACTTCACATCGGTGGATGAAATCTTGCCgaagtattaa
- the LOC123718379 gene encoding peptidoglycan-recognition protein LF-like isoform X2: MEMKVEQVNEGIKVIGDLGDIQIAEISDNEDCEKPVPSKDLSIIPNSILQGSTVPVFGNISVNDSDNVQFGNNTYFNGPVTIKQVIKNNGVENASYTATDDEQDSGVSPQSKSGDKKSQRPQKFTRWKKNHIIGLSFGILIVVLIVTLIVNYVLYQNSQTTQSTTKPEAYNSSGPDIISPEYLRFVSRIDWLAQPEEGTLDLLRLPAPWVIITHTATATCNSQSECVLRVRSIQTFHIESRRWFDIGYNFLVGGDGSIYYGRGWDYIGSHTLYYNKYSIGIAFIGTFNTIIPPKRQIEACQRLIKLGVKLGKIAKDYKLLAHRQLMSTLSPGDAVFNIIKTWPHFVSNFTSVDEILPKY, translated from the exons ATGGAAATGAAGGTGGAACAAGTGAATGAGGGTATAAAGGTTATCGGCGATTTGGGTGATATTCAAATTGCGGAAATAAGTGACAATGAAGATTGTGAAAAACCAGTCCCTTCGAAGGATTTATCGATTATCCCTAATTCCATTCTTCAAGGCTCTACAGTACCAGTTTTTGGAAACATATCTGTGAATGACTCAGATAACGTACAATTTGgtaacaacacttattttaatggTCCTGTAACAATTAAGCAAGTTATAAAGAACAATGGTGTTGAAAATGCTTCTTATACTGCAACTGATGACGAACAAGACAGTGGAGTATCTCCACAGTCTAAATCTGGAGATAAAAAaa GTCAAAGGCCACAGAAGTTTACTAGGTGGAAAAAAAACCATATCATAGGACTAAGTTTTGGAATATTAATTGTAGTGCTCATTGTAACCCTCATTGTAAATTATGTACTATATCAAAATTCACAAACAACACAGAGTACCACTAAACCAGAGGCATATAACTCAA GTGGACCGGATATTATATCGCCTGAATACCTTCGATTCGTATCTAGAATTGACTGGCTAGCGCAGCCAGAAGAAGGGACTTTGGATCTCCTGAGACTACCAGCACCATGGGTGATAATCACGCACACTGCCACTGCGACTTGTAACAGCcag AGTGAATGTGTACTGCGTGTGCGTTCGATACAAACCTTTCACATTGAATCCCGAAGGTGGTTTGATATCGGATACAATTTCTTAGTCGGCGGCGACGGCTCCATCTACTACGGTAGGGGATGGGACTACATAGGCTCCCATACACTGTACTACAACAAGTACTCTATAGGAATTGCATTCATTGGTACATTTAACACCATTATACCTCCAAAGCGTCAAATAGAAGCGTGCCAAAGATTAATTAAACTAGGTGTTAAATTAGGAAAAATTGCGAAGGACTATAAATTATTGGCCCATAGACAACTTATGTCTACACTAAGCCCCGGTGACGCAGtgtttaatataatcaaaacatGGCCGCATTTTGTTTCTAACTTCACATCGGTGGATGAAATCTTGCCgaagtattaa